The proteins below are encoded in one region of Oreochromis niloticus isolate F11D_XX linkage group LG6, O_niloticus_UMD_NMBU, whole genome shotgun sequence:
- the LOC100704097 gene encoding calcium uniporter protein, mitochondrial isoform X1 has protein sequence MASVRAVCKVAAGLVGSVQSLRCGLRPARPVTFLHQVQHRRPPLGSYPALFYATNAPSSADASLKYKHGRLVLEVPLPSRNEKCLFFLRPMLMSVGDLIGDLQKEDPGATASILSKDGERIANSTLIDALLDKDFQLVINNAVYNVCAPEKVCASAEHAMELEDMKHVVHLLHTALHQPEHQLLKERELLEKLDNLKQELSPLEKMKADLSGKADFQTSRALYVGLALLSVQGGALAWLTWWVYSWDVMEPVTYFITYSTSMGAFAYYILTKQDYVYPDVQDRQFLRYFYKGARKKRFNVEKYNELKDELAQVEEDLRRLRYPTQLQLPIEQIQPKP, from the exons ATGGCTTCGGTACGGGCGGTGTGCAAAGTTGCGGCGGGACTCGTGGGAAGTGTTCAGAGCCTACGCTGCGGTCTCAGACCCGCTCGCCCGGTTACATTTCTACACCAG GTTCAGCACAGAAGGCCTCCGCTTGGAAGTTATCCAGCTCTTTTCTACGCTACAAATGCTCCCTCTAGTG CAGATGCATCTTTGAAGTACAAACATGGCCGTTTGGTTCTGGAAGTCCCCTTGCCATCCAGGAATGAgaagtgtctgttttttttaaggccCATGTTGATGAGCGTGGGCGATTTGATCGGCGATCTGCAGAAAGAGGACCCAGGAGCTACCGCCTCAATTCTCTCTAAAG ATGGGGAGCGCATTGCCAACAGCACGCTGATCGATGCCCTGCTGGACAAGGACTTTCAGCTTGTCATCAACAATGCAGTTTATAATGTCTGCGCTCCTGAAAAGG TGTGTGCATCCGCTGAGCACGCTATGGAGCTGGAGGACATGAAACATGTCGTGCACCTGCTGCACACGGCGCTCCACCAGCCCGAACACCAGCTGCTGAAGGAGAGGGAGCTCCTGGAGAAACTGGACAACCTCAAACAGGAGCTTTCTCCTCTGGAGAAG ATGAAGGCAGACCTGTCCGGTAAAGCAGACTTCCAGACATCCAGGGCTCTGTATGTTGGCCTGGCGCTGCTGTCCGTGCAGGGCGGCGCTCTGGCCTGGCTCACCTGGTGGGTCTATTCGTGGGACGTCATGGAGCCCGTCACGTATTTCATCACCTACTCGACCAGCATGGGAGCTTTCGCCTACTATATCCTCACCAAACAG GATTATGTATACCCAGACGTCCAGGACAGGCAGTTCCTGCGTTATTTTTATAAGGGGGCCAGGAAGAAGAGATTCAACGTGGAAAAATACAATGAACTCAAAGACGAGCTGGCTCAG GTGGAGGAAGACTTGAGGCGTCTGAGATATCCAACCCAACTCCAGCTACCAATTGAACAAATCCAGCCAAAGCCATAA
- the LOC100704097 gene encoding calcium uniporter regulatory subunit MCUb, mitochondrial isoform X2: protein MASVRAVCKVAAGLVGSVQSLRCGLRPARPVTFLHQVQHRRPPLGSYPALFYATNAPSSDASLKYKHGRLVLEVPLPSRNEKCLFFLRPMLMSVGDLIGDLQKEDPGATASILSKDGERIANSTLIDALLDKDFQLVINNAVYNVCAPEKVCASAEHAMELEDMKHVVHLLHTALHQPEHQLLKERELLEKLDNLKQELSPLEKMKADLSGKADFQTSRALYVGLALLSVQGGALAWLTWWVYSWDVMEPVTYFITYSTSMGAFAYYILTKQDYVYPDVQDRQFLRYFYKGARKKRFNVEKYNELKDELAQVEEDLRRLRYPTQLQLPIEQIQPKP from the exons ATGGCTTCGGTACGGGCGGTGTGCAAAGTTGCGGCGGGACTCGTGGGAAGTGTTCAGAGCCTACGCTGCGGTCTCAGACCCGCTCGCCCGGTTACATTTCTACACCAG GTTCAGCACAGAAGGCCTCCGCTTGGAAGTTATCCAGCTCTTTTCTACGCTACAAATGCTCCCTCTAGTG ATGCATCTTTGAAGTACAAACATGGCCGTTTGGTTCTGGAAGTCCCCTTGCCATCCAGGAATGAgaagtgtctgttttttttaaggccCATGTTGATGAGCGTGGGCGATTTGATCGGCGATCTGCAGAAAGAGGACCCAGGAGCTACCGCCTCAATTCTCTCTAAAG ATGGGGAGCGCATTGCCAACAGCACGCTGATCGATGCCCTGCTGGACAAGGACTTTCAGCTTGTCATCAACAATGCAGTTTATAATGTCTGCGCTCCTGAAAAGG TGTGTGCATCCGCTGAGCACGCTATGGAGCTGGAGGACATGAAACATGTCGTGCACCTGCTGCACACGGCGCTCCACCAGCCCGAACACCAGCTGCTGAAGGAGAGGGAGCTCCTGGAGAAACTGGACAACCTCAAACAGGAGCTTTCTCCTCTGGAGAAG ATGAAGGCAGACCTGTCCGGTAAAGCAGACTTCCAGACATCCAGGGCTCTGTATGTTGGCCTGGCGCTGCTGTCCGTGCAGGGCGGCGCTCTGGCCTGGCTCACCTGGTGGGTCTATTCGTGGGACGTCATGGAGCCCGTCACGTATTTCATCACCTACTCGACCAGCATGGGAGCTTTCGCCTACTATATCCTCACCAAACAG GATTATGTATACCCAGACGTCCAGGACAGGCAGTTCCTGCGTTATTTTTATAAGGGGGCCAGGAAGAAGAGATTCAACGTGGAAAAATACAATGAACTCAAAGACGAGCTGGCTCAG GTGGAGGAAGACTTGAGGCGTCTGAGATATCCAACCCAACTCCAGCTACCAATTGAACAAATCCAGCCAAAGCCATAA